From one Streptomyces spiramyceticus genomic stretch:
- a CDS encoding right-handed parallel beta-helix repeat-containing protein: MAQGTVQVTHTGTSRWRRRTGEYASLAAALEAAGDGDVLTVAPGTYRENLVVERAVTLRGPEGTVGSVRIAPSDGVALTVRASAVVQDLYVEGQDTAAPALLVEDGTPELVDLRIVTRSAVGIEVRGAARPTVRRCTVDNPAGVGIGVLEGAGGVFEECEVVAAGQSGVSVRGGAHPRLERCRIHRTSGAGLSVTGEGSGLEAVGCEVYEIKGTGVQITARAAAHLTDCTVHRTSADGITLDTDAVLTLSDCDIHDIPENAIDLRSRAVLTLTRSTVRRFGRNGLSVWDPGTRVDANQCEIHDSTGDYPAVWISDGATAVLEACRVHDVPDALFVLDRGSRVDVVDSDLSQVRNTAVSVSDGATAQLDDCRIREASTGAWFRDHGSGGTLSGCTIDAAQTGVIVTKGADPRIERCTVTSPAEAGFYVSAEGRGTFHNCRVKGSSGYGFHVIDGCRTTLTRCRTERCARGGYEFAEDGPVVEDCTSDESGVRSTAQEATAPAVLPATQSAGLLSAIPGPRAEHPTAPVPAHEAAPARSSKAVLGELDALVGLESVKREVRALTDMIEIGRRRQEAGLKAASVRRHLVFTGSPGTGKTTVARLYGEILASLAVLERGHLVEVSRVDLVGEHIGSTAIRTQEAFDRARGGVLFIDEAYALSPEDSGRDFGREAIDTLVKLMEDHREAVVVIVAGYTAEMERFLSVNPGVASRFSRTIRFSDYEPDELLRIVEQQAEEHEYRLGAGTAEALLKYFTELPKGPAFGNGRTARQTFESMVERHAGRVAQLTEMNTDDLTLLYPEDLPELP; this comes from the coding sequence ATGGCACAGGGCACGGTCCAGGTGACGCACACCGGCACATCGCGGTGGCGGCGCCGCACAGGCGAGTACGCCTCCCTCGCCGCAGCCCTGGAGGCCGCGGGAGACGGTGACGTCCTCACCGTCGCTCCCGGTACGTACCGGGAAAACCTTGTCGTCGAGCGCGCCGTGACCCTGCGCGGGCCCGAGGGCACCGTCGGCTCGGTCCGTATCGCGCCCTCCGACGGTGTGGCGCTGACCGTGCGCGCCTCCGCCGTGGTCCAGGACCTGTACGTCGAGGGCCAGGACACCGCCGCCCCCGCCCTGCTCGTCGAGGACGGCACCCCCGAGCTCGTCGATCTGCGGATCGTGACGCGCTCCGCCGTCGGCATAGAGGTGCGCGGCGCGGCCCGGCCGACGGTGCGCCGCTGCACCGTCGACAATCCGGCGGGTGTCGGCATCGGCGTACTGGAGGGCGCGGGCGGGGTGTTCGAGGAGTGCGAGGTGGTCGCGGCGGGCCAGTCGGGCGTCTCGGTCCGCGGCGGGGCGCACCCGCGCCTGGAGCGCTGCCGGATCCATCGCACCTCGGGCGCCGGCCTGTCCGTCACCGGCGAGGGCAGCGGCCTGGAGGCCGTCGGGTGCGAGGTGTACGAGATCAAGGGCACCGGCGTGCAGATCACCGCGCGCGCCGCCGCGCATCTCACCGACTGCACGGTGCACCGCACTTCGGCCGACGGCATCACGCTCGACACCGACGCCGTGCTGACGCTCTCCGACTGCGATATCCACGACATTCCGGAGAACGCGATCGATCTGCGCTCCCGCGCGGTCCTCACCCTCACCCGTTCCACGGTCCGCCGCTTCGGCCGCAACGGCCTGTCCGTCTGGGACCCGGGCACGCGGGTTGACGCCAACCAGTGCGAGATCCACGACAGTACGGGCGACTATCCGGCGGTCTGGATCAGCGACGGCGCGACCGCCGTCCTCGAAGCCTGCCGGGTCCACGACGTCCCCGACGCGCTCTTCGTCCTCGACCGCGGTTCGCGTGTCGACGTCGTCGACAGCGACCTGTCCCAGGTGCGCAATACGGCGGTGTCCGTGAGCGACGGCGCGACCGCGCAGCTCGACGACTGCCGGATCCGCGAGGCGTCGACCGGAGCCTGGTTCCGCGACCACGGCAGCGGCGGCACGCTCTCCGGCTGCACCATCGACGCGGCGCAGACCGGAGTCATCGTCACCAAGGGCGCCGATCCCCGCATCGAGCGCTGCACGGTCACCTCGCCCGCCGAGGCGGGTTTCTACGTCTCCGCCGAGGGCCGCGGCACCTTCCACAACTGCCGGGTGAAGGGCAGCAGCGGCTACGGCTTCCATGTGATCGACGGCTGCCGCACGACGCTGACCCGCTGCCGTACGGAGCGTTGTGCGCGCGGCGGTTACGAGTTCGCCGAGGACGGACCGGTCGTCGAGGACTGCACCAGCGACGAGAGCGGCGTACGGTCGACGGCCCAGGAGGCCACCGCCCCGGCCGTGCTGCCCGCGACGCAGTCCGCCGGGCTGCTGAGCGCGATCCCGGGCCCGCGCGCCGAGCATCCCACGGCGCCCGTCCCCGCGCACGAGGCCGCCCCTGCACGCTCGTCGAAGGCTGTCCTCGGTGAACTCGACGCGCTGGTGGGCCTGGAGAGCGTCAAGCGCGAGGTGCGCGCCCTCACCGACATGATCGAGATCGGCCGCCGCCGCCAGGAGGCCGGGCTCAAGGCCGCGTCGGTCCGGCGCCATCTGGTCTTCACCGGCTCCCCCGGCACCGGAAAGACCACGGTGGCACGGCTGTACGGCGAGATCCTGGCCTCGCTCGCGGTCCTGGAGCGCGGTCATCTCGTCGAGGTGTCCCGGGTGGACCTGGTCGGCGAGCACATCGGCTCGACGGCCATCCGCACGCAGGAGGCCTTCGACCGTGCGCGCGGCGGTGTGCTGTTCATCGACGAGGCGTACGCGCTGTCCCCCGAGGACTCGGGGCGCGACTTCGGACGTGAGGCCATCGACACGCTGGTGAAGCTGATGGAGGACCACCGGGAGGCGGTGGTTGTGATCGTCGCCGGGTACACGGCGGAGATGGAGCGCTTCCTGTCCGTCAACCCGGGTGTGGCATCGCGCTTCTCACGGACCATCAGGTTCTCCGACTACGAACCCGACGAGCTGCTGCGGATCGTGGAGCAACAGGCGGAGGAGCACGAGTACCGGCTGGGTGCGGGCACGGCCGAGGCGCTGCTGAAGTACTTCACGGAGCTGCCCAAGGGCCCGGCCTTCGGCAACGGCCGTACCGCCCGCCAGACCTTCGAGTCGATGGTTGAGCGGCACGCGGGCCGGGTCGCCCAGCTCACCGAGATGAACACGGACGACCTGACCCTGCTCTACCCCGAGGACCTGCCCGAACTGCCCTGA
- a CDS encoding DeoR/GlpR family DNA-binding transcription regulator, whose amino-acid sequence MTENQNLLAEQRRALILDEVRRRGGVRVNELTRKLNVSDMTVRRDLDALARQGVVEKVHGGAVPVVEASTHEPGFEAKSGLELSAKEDIARAAAAMAAPGSAIALSGGTTTYALAQHLLEVPDLTVVTNSVRVADVFHTAQRAGTGAGSGLRPGAATVVLTGGVRTPSDSLVGPVADQAIRSLHFDVLFLGVHGISVEAGLSTPNLAEAETNRRLVRSARRVVVVADHTKWGTVGLSSFATLEEVDTLVTDSGLSAQTREEIEEHLPGLVVAGESQETEPEPADI is encoded by the coding sequence GTGACCGAGAATCAGAACCTGCTCGCCGAGCAGCGTCGCGCCCTGATCCTCGACGAGGTAAGACGGCGCGGCGGTGTCCGGGTCAATGAGCTCACCAGGAAGCTCAATGTCTCCGACATGACGGTCCGCAGGGACCTCGACGCGCTGGCCCGCCAGGGTGTGGTGGAGAAGGTCCACGGCGGCGCTGTGCCGGTGGTCGAGGCGAGTACGCACGAGCCGGGCTTCGAGGCCAAGTCCGGTCTCGAACTGAGCGCCAAGGAGGACATCGCGCGGGCGGCCGCGGCGATGGCGGCGCCGGGCTCGGCAATCGCGCTGTCCGGCGGGACGACGACGTACGCGCTGGCCCAGCATCTGCTGGAGGTGCCGGACCTGACGGTGGTGACCAACTCGGTGCGCGTCGCGGATGTGTTCCACACCGCTCAGCGCGCGGGCACGGGCGCGGGCAGTGGGCTGCGGCCCGGTGCGGCGACGGTGGTGCTCACCGGTGGCGTGCGGACACCGTCGGACTCACTCGTCGGCCCGGTCGCGGACCAGGCGATCCGCTCGCTCCACTTCGATGTGCTGTTCCTCGGAGTGCACGGGATTTCGGTCGAGGCGGGTCTTTCCACCCCGAATCTGGCCGAGGCGGAGACGAACCGGCGCCTGGTGCGGTCCGCACGGCGGGTCGTCGTGGTCGCGGATCACACCAAGTGGGGGACGGTGGGCCTGAGTTCGTTCGCGACGCTCGAAGAGGTCGACACGCTGGTCACGGACAGCGGGCTCTCCGCGCAGACCCGCGAGGAGATCGAGGAGCATCTGCCGGGACTGGTGGTCGCGGGCGAATCCCAGGAGACAGAGCCGGAGCCCGCAGACATCTGA
- a CDS encoding SRPBCC family protein encodes MARRLRPVELDFVETAPLRLVFAAEVSAPPEAVYRALAEDVDAWPSWFGAVTLARPTAGGAGREVRLKGGTRFQETILAAEPGERYAYRVDETNAPGLRALLEEWRIAPAGTGAGPGTGTGTRVQWTFAADGPAPLRLALRVGRAGLGRAFRDAVRSLDRRLASAAA; translated from the coding sequence ATGGCACGCCGACTCCGCCCTGTCGAGCTCGACTTCGTAGAAACCGCGCCGCTGCGCCTGGTCTTCGCCGCCGAGGTGTCCGCACCCCCGGAGGCCGTGTACCGGGCGCTCGCGGAGGACGTCGATGCCTGGCCCAGCTGGTTCGGCGCGGTGACGCTGGCCCGGCCCACGGCTGGTGGCGCGGGGCGCGAGGTGCGGCTCAAGGGCGGCACGCGCTTCCAGGAGACGATCCTGGCGGCGGAGCCCGGCGAGCGGTACGCGTACCGCGTCGACGAGACCAACGCTCCCGGCCTGCGTGCCCTGTTGGAGGAGTGGCGGATCGCTCCGGCCGGGACTGGTGCCGGTCCAGGTACTGGTACCGGTACGCGCGTGCAGTGGACGTTCGCGGCGGACGGTCCCGCGCCGCTGCGGCTGGCGTTGCGGGTCGGCCGGGCGGGACTGGGGCGGGCGTTCCGGGACGCGGTGCGCAGCCTGGACCGGCGGCTGGCGTCGGCAGCCGCGTGA
- a CDS encoding PLP-dependent cysteine synthase family protein — protein sequence MSTTDQARAGDAAMATIDVDRSDAEYRAWLKEAVRKVQADANRSADTHLLRFPLPEQWGIDLYLKDESTHPTGSLKHRLARSLFLYGLCNGWIRPGKPVIEASSGSTAVSEAYFAKLIGVPFIAVMPRTTSPEKIRLIEFHGGQCHFVDDSRKMYEESAALAAESGGHYMDQFTYAERATDWRGNNNIAESIYQQLKLERYPEPAWIVATAGTGGTSATIARYVHYMQHDTRICVPDPENSCFFDGWTRRDPLAASDCGSRIEGIGRPRMEPSFVPGAIDRMMKVPDAASVAAVRALDRAIGRKAGGSTGTGLWSALKIIAGMVAEGRRGSVVTLLCDPGERYLDKYYSDAWLAEQGLDIAPYAAAIDEFLATGEWSC from the coding sequence ATGAGCACCACTGACCAGGCACGCGCCGGCGACGCCGCCATGGCGACCATCGATGTGGACCGCAGCGATGCGGAGTACCGGGCATGGCTGAAAGAAGCCGTCCGTAAGGTCCAGGCCGACGCCAACCGCTCCGCCGACACGCACCTGCTGCGCTTCCCGCTGCCCGAGCAGTGGGGGATCGACCTGTACCTCAAGGACGAGTCCACCCACCCGACCGGCAGCCTCAAGCACCGGCTCGCCCGCTCGCTCTTCCTGTACGGCCTGTGCAACGGCTGGATCAGACCCGGCAAGCCGGTCATCGAGGCGTCCAGCGGCTCGACCGCCGTCTCCGAGGCGTACTTCGCGAAGCTGATCGGCGTGCCGTTCATCGCCGTGATGCCGCGCACCACCAGCCCCGAGAAGATCCGCCTGATCGAATTCCACGGCGGGCAGTGCCACTTCGTGGACGACTCGCGGAAGATGTACGAAGAGTCGGCCGCCCTCGCGGCCGAGTCCGGCGGGCATTACATGGACCAGTTCACGTACGCGGAACGGGCCACCGACTGGCGCGGCAACAACAACATCGCCGAATCCATCTACCAGCAGCTGAAGTTGGAGCGCTACCCGGAACCGGCCTGGATCGTCGCGACCGCCGGGACCGGCGGCACATCGGCCACCATCGCGCGCTATGTCCACTACATGCAGCACGACACCCGCATCTGCGTCCCCGACCCGGAGAACTCCTGCTTCTTCGACGGCTGGACCCGCCGCGACCCGCTCGCCGCCAGCGACTGCGGCTCGCGCATCGAAGGCATCGGCAGGCCCCGGATGGAGCCCAGCTTCGTGCCCGGCGCGATCGACCGGATGATGAAGGTCCCGGACGCGGCGAGCGTCGCGGCCGTACGCGCGCTCGACAGGGCCATCGGCCGGAAAGCGGGCGGTTCCACCGGTACGGGGCTGTGGAGCGCCCTGAAGATCATCGCCGGGATGGTCGCGGAGGGGCGCAGGGGCAGTGTCGTCACGCTGCTCTGCGACCCGGGCGAGCGCTACCTCGACAAGTACTACTCGGACGCCTGGCTCGCCGAACAGGGCCTGGACATTGCGCCGTACGCTGCTGCGATCGACGAATTCCTGGCCACCGGCGAGTGGAGCTGCTGA
- a CDS encoding ATP-binding protein, with product MISQPSRHCTVELQALPSRIGQVRRIISAQLRYWHLDTLIDLAALGVTELLTNVHRHAEPDKTCTVKIELLLDRLTVSVHDHDPRLPTVRAADAGETSGRGLALIEAFSESWGVRPQGDTGKVVWFTLPAPPSPVVALSSYPVYGATTDGPFPHDGAAHDVVEATHAHTPARSAVVG from the coding sequence GTGATCAGCCAGCCAAGCAGGCACTGCACGGTGGAGCTCCAGGCCCTGCCGTCGCGGATCGGTCAGGTCCGCAGAATCATCTCGGCGCAATTGCGCTACTGGCATCTCGATACCTTGATCGACCTGGCGGCGCTCGGCGTCACCGAATTGCTGACCAACGTCCACCGGCACGCAGAGCCGGACAAGACGTGCACGGTGAAGATCGAGCTGCTGCTCGACCGCCTCACGGTGTCCGTCCACGACCACGATCCGCGTCTGCCCACGGTCCGTGCGGCCGACGCGGGTGAAACGAGCGGGCGCGGGCTCGCTCTGATAGAGGCGTTCAGCGAGAGCTGGGGCGTACGCCCGCAGGGCGACACCGGGAAGGTCGTGTGGTTCACACTGCCCGCACCGCCCTCCCCCGTTGTGGCGCTGTCCTCCTACCCCGTGTACGGGGCGACGACCGACGGACCGTTCCCCCATGACGGCGCTGCTCACGACGTCGTCGAGGCGACGCACGCACATACGCCCGCCCGGTCGGCCGTGGTCGGCTGA